TTTCGACAACAAAAGCCCGCTCAGCTGGGCACATTGCCTAGCTGAACGGGCCTTTCCGTGCGATTCCGGCGGACGCCATAGCCTGACGGGCTCTGATCAATGGTGGGCGTGCAGCGAGTGCACCACCGCGTGTCCCTTGCCTCGCCCGATCATCCACTTGTTCACCGGGGTGGTCAGCACGAACGCCACCGCGAGGGAGAACACCAGGGTGGCCCAGAACAGCGCGCTGTCCAGATGGGCGTCCATGGCACCGGGGACGGCGAGGATCACGGCGTTGTCCACGATCTCCATGACCGTGATCGACACGGTGTCGGCCGCGAGCGCCGTGGTGACGGCGGCGGCTAGTGGCAGGCCCGCCTTCAGCACGCCGCGCATGGTGAACGCGTAGCCGAACAGGAACGCCAGCACGATGGCAAGGGCCATCGTCGAGGCATTGTTCCAGCCCAGCGCGGTGCCGATCACCATGCCCAGAATCTCGCCGATGGCACAGCCGGTCAGGCAGTGCAGTGTCGCCGCGGCCGCCATCCGCCAGGTAGCCGGAGCGTACCGACCGGCATGGTCTTCGGCTGTGTGCGTCGCATGTGCGGAGTGGGAAACGTGTTCCCCGGACTGTTCGTACCTGTGCTCCATGCGGTTTACTATACCCCCGTAGGGTATTTATGCGGAAGATGGAGTTCGCGATTTGCCAGACATGAGCGGGCCTCGTGCCGCAAGATAACGAAAGGATGAAGGAGGACGCATGAAATCCGTGCGGATCGATCTCGACCAGAAGTTACTCGACGACGCGGCCGCCATCATGGGCACGTCGACGAGTCACGCCACCGTCAACGAGGCTCTGCGCCGAATCGTCGTGCACGAGCGCCAGCTGCACCACCTCGAAAAGCTGGCTGCCAACGCTTTCTTCGACCTATCCGAGCCGGAGGCGGTAGTAGTCGATCGATAGCCGCCGCGGACCAGGCAGCCTGCTGCCAGGCGCTGGGAGGGGCACCAACGGCACCGCGCATCGTGTGCGCGTGATGTGTCGGTGGGGGCTGGCAGAATCCGGGGGACTGTTGATGCGGCCGAGGGGTGGAATTATGGCGGTCTCTCTTGTCGATGTGCCTGCCGCACAGCGGCCGCGGGAGCGGTTGGTGGCGCTCGGGCCGCAGGCGCTCACCGATGTGGAGTTGCTCGCGCTGTTGTTGCGGCACGGCAGGCGTGGCGCGAGTGCGTTGGATCTGGCGGTGGAATTGCTGGTCGAGCACGGTGGGCTCGCGGGGTTGGCGGCGGCGCGCCCGGAGGAGTTGTCACGCGGAGCCGGGGTCGGCGTGGCGAAGGCGTCCGCCATCATCGCCGCGTTCCACCTGGGCGCGCGGGTGCGGGGCGAAGGGGATACGTCGATCCGGCTGGCCACTCCCGCCGATGTCGCCGCAGCCGCCCGGCCGCTGTTCGCCGGCGCGCGGGTGGAGCGGCTGCTCGTCTTGGTGTGCGATGCGCAGAACCGGTTGCGGCGCAAGGTGTTCGTGGCGGAGGGCGCCGTCGACCAGGTCGCCGTACCGGTGCGGGAGATCATGAACACCGTCCTGCGGCACGACGGCCGCGCCTTCGCCGTGGTACACAACCACCCCTCGGGTGACCCGACCCCGAGCGTGGACGACCGCCGCGCCACCACCTTTCTCGTCGAGGCCGCCCACACGGTGGGTCTGCGATTCCTCGACCATGTGGTGATCGCGGGAGAGGAATGGGCCAGTGCATCCGGGTTGCCGGGGTGCTGACGGGTAGGTCCACCCCGGACCGAGCGACCCGGCGAATCAGCGAAGGCCGCCTCCCTCGAAAGAGGGAGGCGGCCTTCGCTTTCGACAACAGGGAGGTCAGCGGGTGAACAGCAGTGCGCGCTTGACTTCCTGGATGGCCTTCGTGACTTCGATACCGCGGGGGCAGGCGTCGGTGCAGTTGAAGGTGGTGCGGCAGCGCCAGACGCCTTCGACGTCGTTGAGGATGTCGAGGCGTTCGCGGGCGGCTTCGTCCCGGCTGTCGAAGATGAAGCGGTGCGCGTTCACGATCGCGGCCGGGCCGAAGTAGCTGCCGTCGCTCCAGTACACGGGGCAGGAGGTGGTGCAGCAGGCGCAGAGGATGCACTTGGTGGTGTCGTCGAATCGGGCGCGGTCGGCCTGGCTCTGGATGCGTTCGCGGGTGGGCTCGTTACCTGAGGTGATCAGGTAGGGCTTGACGGCGCGGAACGCGTCGAAGAACGGTTCCATGTTCACCACGAGGTCCTTTTCCACGGGCAGGCCGCGGATCGGCTCGACGGTGACCGTGATCGACTTGCCGCCCTTGGGCAGCATGTCCTTCATCAGCACCTTGCACGCCAGCCGGTTGACGCCGTTGATGCGCATCGCATCGGAACCGCAGACGCCGTGCGCACAGGAGCGGCGGAAGGTGAGCGTGCCATCCAGGTAGGACTTGATGTATATCAGCACGTTCAGGAAGCGGTCGGTCGTCAGGACCGGCACCTGGAAGGACTCCCAGTGCGCGCCCTTGTCGTCCTCCGGGTTGAACCGGGCCACCTTGACGGTGATCATCACCGAGCCCTCGGGGACCGGTGCGGGAGCCTGTGTCGCGGGTGCTTCGGCTACAGCAGTCATCAGTACTTACGCTCCATCGGCTCGTAACGGGTCTGCACCACCGGCTTGAAGTCGAGACGGATCTCGGAAACAAGCTCCGGAGGAGATCCCGGTTCGACTTCCTTGTAGGCCATCGTGTGCCGCATGAAGTTCACGTCGTCGCGGTCCGGGTAGTCCTCGCGGGCGTGGCCGCCGCGCGATTCCT
The DNA window shown above is from Nocardia sp. NBC_01730 and carries:
- a CDS encoding DUF4396 domain-containing protein yields the protein MEHRYEQSGEHVSHSAHATHTAEDHAGRYAPATWRMAAAATLHCLTGCAIGEILGMVIGTALGWNNASTMALAIVLAFLFGYAFTMRGVLKAGLPLAAAVTTALAADTVSITVMEIVDNAVILAVPGAMDAHLDSALFWATLVFSLAVAFVLTTPVNKWMIGRGKGHAVVHSLHAHH
- a CDS encoding type II toxin-antitoxin system VapB family antitoxin, yielding MKSVRIDLDQKLLDDAAAIMGTSTSHATVNEALRRIVVHERQLHHLEKLAANAFFDLSEPEAVVVDR
- a CDS encoding JAB domain-containing protein, yielding MAVSLVDVPAAQRPRERLVALGPQALTDVELLALLLRHGRRGASALDLAVELLVEHGGLAGLAAARPEELSRGAGVGVAKASAIIAAFHLGARVRGEGDTSIRLATPADVAAAARPLFAGARVERLLVLVCDAQNRLRRKVFVAEGAVDQVAVPVREIMNTVLRHDGRAFAVVHNHPSGDPTPSVDDRRATTFLVEAAHTVGLRFLDHVVIAGEEWASASGLPGC
- a CDS encoding succinate dehydrogenase iron-sulfur subunit, which gives rise to MTAVAEAPATQAPAPVPEGSVMITVKVARFNPEDDKGAHWESFQVPVLTTDRFLNVLIYIKSYLDGTLTFRRSCAHGVCGSDAMRINGVNRLACKVLMKDMLPKGGKSITVTVEPIRGLPVEKDLVVNMEPFFDAFRAVKPYLITSGNEPTRERIQSQADRARFDDTTKCILCACCTTSCPVYWSDGSYFGPAAIVNAHRFIFDSRDEAARERLDILNDVEGVWRCRTTFNCTDACPRGIEVTKAIQEVKRALLFTR